The proteins below are encoded in one region of Fimbriimonadaceae bacterium:
- a CDS encoding alpha amylase N-terminal ig-like domain-containing protein — MSSLLLAAALALLGEPHTFTYVPDRPASRVNLAGTFNNWNKDATSMTLGADGKTWTAKLDLPLGKHYYKFVLDGDTWVTDPKAPSESDASGYVNSVLYLFPPDYGTPAVRGDGTIAASALAHRQEMPSLNWDRGKLLLTLRARPHDLVKVFCIAGDRKVPMTDAGGDDFYTYYQAAMPWSMEGDIDYCFRIEDGPTVRYFGPDGLSDKPETFKLEHKTFKPFQPPSWVEKAVFYQIFPERFANGDKSNDPPNVQPWDAEPRYDNWMGGDLAGVRQNMGHIVSLGVDAVYFNPIFEGPSNHHYETTDYLKVDHRFGTNEEFRDLVQELKAAGVRTVLDGVFNHTSIDFFAFKDLLQNQEKSKYAHWYFVKSFPVIAQDKPSYEAWWGFPSMPKLNLLQPEVSRYVLTVPDYWNDFAKIDGWRLDVANEVPMEFWRQFRTAVKTKNPEAWIVGEEWGDASGWLKGDQWDASMNYPFRGAVLGFVAQKQLKPSDFWKRLNALYDSYGPQVSRNMLNLLGSHDTPRLLHECGGDGRLARLAAMIQFTWVGAPSVYYGDELGMEGGADPQNRRGMRWDLATPDNPYLSLYRKLGKIRRETPALQSGDPSLLEANDEEAWLAFARTYGDERAVVVVNRGESPARVKLDLPESLMSAGFYDLLNERAAAIEGGALRLEVPALSVAILVPGDGSLARAAAAAPRPVSKHATLAERSSARPPSYQR, encoded by the coding sequence GTGAGCAGCCTGCTCCTTGCAGCTGCCCTCGCCCTCCTCGGCGAGCCCCACACCTTCACCTACGTGCCCGACCGGCCCGCCAGCCGGGTGAACCTCGCGGGCACCTTCAACAACTGGAACAAGGACGCGACTTCCATGACCCTCGGGGCCGACGGCAAGACCTGGACGGCCAAACTCGACCTGCCCCTCGGCAAGCACTATTACAAGTTCGTTCTCGACGGGGACACTTGGGTCACCGACCCGAAAGCGCCGAGCGAGTCCGACGCGAGCGGTTACGTCAACAGCGTCCTCTACCTCTTCCCGCCCGACTACGGGACACCGGCCGTGCGGGGCGACGGCACCATAGCAGCCTCCGCGCTCGCCCACCGGCAGGAGATGCCGAGCCTCAATTGGGACCGCGGCAAGCTGCTGTTGACGCTCCGCGCACGCCCGCACGACCTCGTCAAGGTCTTCTGCATTGCCGGCGACCGCAAAGTACCGATGACCGACGCGGGGGGCGACGACTTCTACACCTATTACCAAGCGGCCATGCCCTGGAGCATGGAGGGCGACATCGACTACTGCTTCCGGATCGAGGACGGCCCCACCGTCCGATACTTTGGCCCCGACGGCCTCTCCGATAAACCGGAAACGTTCAAGTTAGAACATAAGACGTTTAAGCCGTTCCAACCGCCAAGCTGGGTGGAAAAGGCCGTCTTCTACCAAATCTTCCCGGAGCGGTTCGCCAACGGCGACAAATCGAACGACCCGCCGAACGTCCAACCTTGGGACGCCGAACCTCGATACGACAATTGGATGGGCGGCGACCTCGCCGGGGTGCGCCAGAACATGGGCCACATCGTCTCTCTCGGAGTCGACGCGGTCTACTTCAACCCGATCTTCGAAGGCCCCTCGAACCACCATTACGAGACGACGGACTACCTGAAGGTGGACCACCGCTTCGGCACGAACGAAGAGTTCCGCGACCTCGTGCAAGAGCTTAAGGCGGCCGGCGTGCGCACCGTCCTCGACGGCGTCTTCAACCACACGAGCATCGACTTCTTCGCGTTCAAAGACCTCCTGCAGAACCAGGAAAAGTCGAAGTATGCCCACTGGTACTTTGTCAAATCATTCCCGGTTATCGCACAGGACAAACCGTCTTACGAAGCTTGGTGGGGGTTCCCCTCAATGCCAAAGCTCAACCTCCTGCAACCCGAAGTCTCGCGCTACGTCTTGACCGTCCCCGATTATTGGAACGATTTCGCCAAGATCGATGGCTGGCGCTTGGACGTTGCGAACGAGGTGCCGATGGAGTTCTGGCGCCAGTTCAGAACGGCGGTGAAGACGAAGAACCCGGAGGCCTGGATCGTCGGCGAGGAGTGGGGCGACGCCTCCGGCTGGCTCAAGGGCGACCAGTGGGACGCCTCGATGAACTACCCGTTCCGAGGCGCGGTGCTCGGCTTTGTCGCGCAGAAGCAACTGAAGCCCTCCGATTTTTGGAAGCGGCTGAACGCGCTCTACGATTCCTACGGCCCGCAGGTCAGCCGCAACATGCTGAACCTTCTGGGAAGCCACGACACGCCGCGCCTCCTACACGAGTGCGGCGGGGACGGGCGCCTGGCGCGGCTCGCCGCGATGATCCAGTTCACCTGGGTCGGCGCGCCCAGCGTCTATTACGGCGACGAACTCGGAATGGAGGGCGGGGCAGACCCGCAGAACCGGCGCGGCATGCGCTGGGACCTCGCCACGCCGGACAACCCCTACCTCAGCCTTTATCGGAAGCTCGGCAAGATCCGCCGCGAGACCCCCGCCCTGCAGAGCGGCGACCCGAGCCTGCTCGAGGCGAACGACGAAGAGGCCTGGCTCGCCTTCGCCCGCACTTACGGGGACGAGAGGGCGGTCGTGGTCGTCAACCGTGGCGAAAGCCCGGCGCGGGTCAAGCTCGACCTGCCCGAATCCCTCATGTCCGCCGGGTTCTACGACTTGCTGAACGAGCGCGCCGCCGCGATCGAGGGCGGAGCCCTCAGGCTGGAAGTGCCCGCGCTTTCAGTCGCGATCCTCGTTCCAGGCGACGGAAGCCTTGCCCGCGCGGCCGCCGCCGCGCCAAGACCGGTTTCAAAACACGCGACGCTCGCGGAACGCTCTTCCGCCCGACCCCCAAGCTATCAAAGGTGA